The following coding sequences lie in one Halictus rubicundus isolate RS-2024b unplaced genomic scaffold, iyHalRubi1_principal scaffold0022, whole genome shotgun sequence genomic window:
- the LOC143363130 gene encoding uncharacterized protein LOC143363130, with product MNGDTFFEWFKKILPMLPDRSVIVMDNAPYHSVKKEKYPSLRWKRDDIVTWLEGKGKTVNPRLVKIRLMELVTKHKRPENNYVIDEYARENGRTVLRLPPYHCELNPIELAWAQVKQFIRARNTSYKLADVRQFVDAAVENVSPENWKNFIRHTLKEETRLFELDHVTDSVLEGSPEWLNSSDDSDIDVSHT from the coding sequence ATGAACGGAGACACGTTTTTTGAATGGTTTAAGAAAATTTTGCCCATGCTGCCAGATAGGTCAGTCATCGTGATGGATAACGCCCCTTACCACAGCgtcaaaaaggaaaaatatccTTCCTTGAGGTGGAAAAGGGACGATATCGTCACGTGGCTGGAGGGTAAGGGGAAAACGGTGAATCCACGGCTCGTCAAAATTCGACTAATGGAGTTGGTTACAAAACATAAACGACCAGAAAACAATTACGTTATTGACGAATACGCCAGAGAAAATGGACGTACCGTGCTACGCCTTCCCCCTTACCACTGCGAGTTAAACCCTATCGAGTTGGCATGGGCACAAGTGAAACAATTTATAAGGGCGCGAAATACATCGTACAAATTGGCAGATGTCCGCCAATTTGTAGATGCAGCAGTTGAAAATGTGTCTCCCGAAAACTGGAAAAATTTTATCCGGCATACGCTGAAGGAGGAAACCAGGCTGTTTGAACTCGACCACGTTACAGATTCAGTATTAGAGGGAAGCCCCGAATGGTTGAACTCGTCGGATGACTCGGACATCGATGTGAGTCATACATAA